In one Nocardia tengchongensis genomic region, the following are encoded:
- a CDS encoding RluA family pseudouridine synthase, translated as MRETRSMPVPDGLDGMRVDAGLSRLLGLSRTAVAAMTEDGSVQLDGVAAGKSDRLNAGAWLEVEFPEPKRELTVEATPVDGMKILYADDDIVAVDKPVGVAAHTGVGWTGPTVVGGLAAMGYRISTSGAHERQGIVHRLDVGTSGVMVVAQSEHAYTQLKRAFKYRTVEKRYQALVQGHPDPSSGTIDAPIGRARGNDWKFAVTADGRPSVTHYDTVEAFQAASLLDIHLETGRTHQIRVHFSAVRHPCCGDLTYGADPRLAERLGLERQWLHARQLGFNHPADGRWVEITSEYPADLEHALDVLRQH; from the coding sequence GTGAGGGAAACTCGCAGTATGCCGGTGCCGGACGGCCTGGACGGCATGCGTGTCGATGCCGGGCTGTCGCGGCTGCTGGGACTGTCGCGGACCGCGGTGGCGGCCATGACCGAGGACGGCTCGGTGCAGCTGGACGGTGTGGCGGCCGGAAAGTCGGACCGGCTCAACGCCGGCGCCTGGCTGGAGGTCGAGTTCCCCGAGCCCAAGCGCGAACTCACCGTCGAGGCGACTCCCGTGGACGGCATGAAGATCCTCTACGCCGACGACGACATCGTCGCCGTGGACAAGCCCGTCGGCGTGGCGGCCCACACCGGCGTCGGCTGGACCGGCCCCACGGTGGTCGGCGGCCTGGCGGCCATGGGCTACCGCATCTCCACGTCGGGGGCGCACGAGCGGCAGGGCATCGTGCACCGACTGGATGTCGGCACGTCCGGCGTGATGGTGGTCGCCCAGTCCGAGCACGCGTACACCCAGCTCAAGCGCGCTTTCAAATACCGCACCGTCGAGAAGCGCTATCAAGCTCTCGTGCAGGGACATCCGGACCCGAGCAGCGGCACGATCGACGCGCCGATCGGCCGCGCCCGTGGCAACGACTGGAAGTTCGCGGTCACCGCCGACGGCCGCCCGTCGGTCACCCACTACGACACCGTCGAAGCCTTCCAGGCGGCGAGTCTGCTCGACATCCACCTGGAAACCGGTCGCACGCACCAGATTCGCGTGCATTTCTCGGCGGTCCGCCACCCCTGCTGTGGTGACCTCACCTACGGCGCGGACCCGCGACTGGCCGAACGCCTGGGCCTGGAACGTCAGTGGCTGCACGCCCGCCAGCTGGGCTTCAACCACCCCGCCGACGGCCGCTGGGTCGAGATCACCAGCGAATACCCCGCCGACCTGGAACACGCGCTCGACGTCTTGCGCCAGCACTGA
- a CDS encoding GAP family protein: MLLFLLALTGFAFLDSLDVLLVGVTTAVVYDSRLSRRSPVPGALSFLAGVFAVTTVFGLTFVLGLHFLTDLVSLDITPAMRYWAELLAGIVLLVLGSLRGSKGGSAAAVPQWALEARRRPLLLGFVGVAIGLGQAPTAVPYLAALTMISARDPRPSVWPLIIVAYCLIALLPPMLVLFTSTLKTGRSRRFYRGLVRGLKRFGPLSVRVLLLVAGAALVADAVVHHARP; the protein is encoded by the coding sequence ATGCTGCTGTTCCTGCTGGCTCTCACCGGATTCGCGTTCCTCGACTCATTGGACGTGCTGCTGGTGGGCGTCACGACGGCGGTCGTGTACGACAGCCGCCTGAGCCGCCGTTCGCCGGTGCCCGGCGCGCTCAGCTTCCTGGCCGGAGTCTTCGCCGTCACAACGGTTTTCGGCCTGACCTTCGTGCTGGGCCTGCATTTCCTCACCGACCTCGTCAGCCTCGACATCACCCCGGCGATGCGGTACTGGGCCGAGTTGCTCGCGGGGATCGTCCTGCTGGTGCTCGGCAGCCTGCGCGGATCGAAGGGCGGTAGCGCGGCGGCGGTTCCGCAGTGGGCGCTCGAGGCGCGGCGGCGGCCCTTGCTGCTCGGGTTCGTCGGCGTGGCGATCGGCCTGGGACAGGCGCCCACCGCCGTTCCCTATCTGGCTGCGCTGACCATGATCTCGGCTCGCGATCCCCGGCCCTCGGTCTGGCCGTTGATCATCGTCGCCTACTGCTTGATCGCGTTGCTGCCGCCGATGCTGGTGCTGTTCACCTCGACCTTGAAGACAGGTCGGTCTCGGCGGTTCTATCGGGGACTGGTGCGGGGGTTGAAACGGTTCGGGCCCTTGTCGGTTCGGGTCTTGCTGCTGGTTGCTGGTGCGGCGCTGGTTGCCGATGCGGTTGTGCACCACGCTCGGCCCTAG
- a CDS encoding arabinosyltransferase domain-containing protein has translation MTDVLEKAGQDAAGSAGAEPERRLRGGWARPLALIAGLIAVLAALAVPFLPVRVDHTTLTWPQGNSTQSIEAPLISYAPQSFDATIPCAAVTQLGAKGGTLAATGPDGAPDLEKYGFVAKVTAASTTADGVTTPGKLEAVLHHKTLLSVPVDQLGAGCVLTVHSGFTSSTATLSGSTVAPVTLDGDYRPQLVGIFSDLTVSDGVKVTAEVDSRFSSTPSPLKRIAIWTAIIGTVVALAALFGLDRLDGRRSRRFLPKHWWTFQPVDAAVLGTLVLWHFIGATTSDDGYQFGMGRVSIHAGYMANYFGYFGVPETPVGTPYYDLIGHMAQISPASVWMRLPALLAGALIWLVLSREVIPRLGARVRRDRIAVWTGGLGFLAIWLPYNNGLRPEPLVALGVLLTWVSVERAIATGRLLPFGIAVTIGAFTCTVGPSGIICFAPLLAGIRPIWRILNRRATDLGKPTAPGASTLTILRARAGAYLTLAAPVVAAGAVVLAIMFCDQPLASMSEMSRVHTAVGPDVHWDAEYIRYQYLFMPTIDGSLARRFGMFAFWIGLLVCTAVLLRKGGRIPFTASGPVRRVLGTGVGVILLMMLTPTKWTHHNGIYAGLAGVVAVLTAVAVGPRVMRSPRNRALFAAVIAFALAAAFASINGWWYVSNWSISWNDKPVVLAGFLVSKLFLGLALALLALAGWFHVRAPEQPGPHRISKLGWRFIAIPPLTVAAAFMVVFEVAMLAKGAVAQYPAYSLARSNVDAVLGKPCGLARDVRVEEHPNEGMLVPLTGDAHSAFAADATGFSPHGVATDLRPDDDLDTGGSVASAVSGRSSGTADGTTTAPLPFGLDSSTPVLGSYNSSEAVSTLTTGWYALPAAKDRAGIISIAAAGRIRSVDKDGIVTPGQSVEVEYGVPGADGVPEAQGRVTPIDIGPAPTWRNLRTPLSDIPADATAIRIVATDRDSDPKQWVALTPPRIPHTVSLEDYVGRTKPVLLDWEVGLQFPCQRPFDHLDGIAEVPEYRILPDRGGAAMTTLWQSHDGGGALGWSSMLLRPVTIATFLDNDPRRDWGELQRYERIDSSAQTAKPSVTVETHSGRWNPGPINVTGWQ, from the coding sequence GTGACGGACGTGTTGGAGAAGGCGGGGCAAGATGCCGCCGGGAGTGCTGGTGCCGAACCCGAGAGACGGCTTCGAGGGGGCTGGGCGCGACCGCTCGCTCTGATCGCCGGCCTGATCGCCGTGCTCGCGGCCCTCGCGGTGCCGTTCCTGCCGGTGCGGGTGGACCACACCACTCTGACCTGGCCGCAAGGCAATTCGACGCAGAGCATCGAAGCCCCGCTGATCAGCTACGCGCCGCAGAGCTTCGACGCCACCATTCCTTGTGCGGCCGTGACCCAGCTCGGCGCCAAGGGCGGCACCCTCGCCGCCACCGGTCCCGACGGTGCGCCGGATCTCGAGAAGTATGGCTTCGTGGCCAAGGTCACCGCGGCGTCCACCACCGCCGACGGCGTGACCACCCCCGGCAAGCTGGAAGCGGTCCTGCACCACAAGACGCTGCTGAGCGTGCCCGTCGATCAGCTCGGCGCGGGTTGCGTACTCACCGTCCACTCCGGCTTCACCTCCTCCACTGCGACGCTGAGCGGCAGCACGGTCGCCCCGGTCACCCTCGACGGCGACTACCGGCCGCAGCTGGTCGGCATCTTCAGCGACCTGACCGTCTCCGACGGCGTGAAGGTCACCGCGGAGGTCGACAGCCGCTTCAGCTCCACGCCGAGCCCGCTCAAGCGGATCGCCATCTGGACCGCCATCATCGGCACCGTCGTCGCGCTGGCCGCCCTGTTCGGGCTGGACCGCCTCGATGGCCGCCGCAGCCGCCGCTTCCTGCCCAAGCACTGGTGGACCTTCCAGCCCGTCGACGCGGCGGTGCTGGGCACGCTGGTGCTGTGGCACTTCATCGGCGCGACCACCTCCGATGACGGCTACCAGTTCGGTATGGGCCGGGTCAGCATTCACGCCGGTTACATGGCCAACTACTTCGGTTACTTCGGTGTCCCCGAAACCCCGGTCGGCACACCGTATTACGACCTCATCGGCCACATGGCGCAGATCAGCCCGGCCAGCGTGTGGATGCGCCTGCCCGCGCTGCTCGCGGGTGCGCTCATCTGGCTGGTACTCAGCCGTGAGGTGATTCCCCGCCTGGGCGCGCGCGTGCGCCGCGACCGGATCGCGGTGTGGACCGGCGGACTGGGCTTCCTCGCGATCTGGCTGCCCTACAACAACGGCCTGCGCCCGGAACCGCTGGTGGCACTGGGCGTGCTGCTGACCTGGGTGTCGGTGGAACGGGCCATTGCGACCGGCCGGCTGCTGCCGTTCGGTATCGCCGTCACCATCGGCGCGTTCACCTGTACCGTCGGCCCGTCCGGCATCATCTGCTTCGCGCCGCTGCTGGCGGGAATCCGGCCGATCTGGCGGATCCTCAACAGGCGCGCAACGGATTTGGGCAAGCCGACCGCGCCCGGTGCGAGCACACTCACGATCCTGCGCGCTCGCGCCGGTGCGTACCTGACCCTGGCCGCCCCGGTGGTCGCCGCCGGCGCCGTCGTGCTCGCGATCATGTTCTGCGATCAGCCGCTGGCGTCGATGTCGGAGATGAGCCGGGTGCACACCGCGGTCGGCCCGGACGTGCACTGGGACGCCGAATACATTCGCTACCAGTACCTTTTCATGCCCACCATCGACGGTTCGCTGGCGCGGCGCTTCGGCATGTTCGCCTTCTGGATCGGCCTGCTGGTGTGCACGGCGGTGCTGCTGCGCAAGGGCGGCCGGATCCCGTTCACCGCCTCGGGCCCGGTGCGCCGGGTGCTGGGCACCGGCGTCGGCGTCATCCTGCTGATGATGCTGACCCCCACCAAGTGGACCCACCACAACGGCATCTACGCCGGATTGGCCGGTGTCGTAGCGGTTCTCACCGCGGTCGCCGTGGGCCCGCGGGTCATGCGCTCGCCTCGCAACCGCGCGCTGTTCGCCGCGGTGATCGCCTTCGCGCTCGCGGCGGCGTTCGCCAGCATCAACGGCTGGTGGTACGTGTCGAACTGGTCGATCTCCTGGAACGACAAGCCGGTGGTGCTGGCCGGGTTCCTGGTCTCCAAGCTCTTCCTGGGTCTCGCGCTGGCGCTGCTGGCGCTGGCCGGCTGGTTCCACGTGCGCGCGCCCGAACAGCCCGGCCCGCACCGGATCTCGAAGCTGGGCTGGCGTTTCATCGCCATCCCGCCGCTGACCGTGGCCGCCGCCTTCATGGTGGTGTTCGAGGTCGCGATGCTGGCCAAGGGCGCTGTCGCGCAGTACCCGGCGTACTCGCTGGCCCGCTCGAATGTCGATGCGGTGCTGGGCAAGCCGTGCGGGCTGGCCCGCGACGTGCGGGTCGAGGAGCATCCGAACGAGGGCATGCTGGTGCCGCTGACCGGCGACGCGCACAGCGCCTTCGCCGCCGACGCGACCGGCTTCTCGCCGCACGGCGTGGCCACCGATCTGCGCCCCGACGACGACCTCGATACCGGCGGCAGCGTCGCCAGCGCGGTCAGCGGTCGCAGCAGCGGCACCGCCGACGGAACCACCACCGCGCCACTGCCTTTCGGCCTGGACTCCAGCACTCCGGTGCTGGGCAGCTACAACAGCTCCGAGGCGGTCTCCACGCTGACCACCGGCTGGTACGCGCTGCCCGCCGCCAAGGACCGCGCCGGCATCATCTCGATCGCCGCAGCGGGCCGCATCCGTTCGGTCGACAAGGACGGCATCGTGACGCCGGGCCAGTCGGTCGAGGTGGAATACGGTGTGCCCGGCGCCGACGGTGTGCCCGAGGCACAGGGCCGGGTCACGCCGATCGACATCGGCCCCGCCCCGACCTGGCGCAATCTGCGGACGCCGCTGAGCGATATTCCGGCCGACGCCACCGCGATTCGCATCGTCGCCACCGATCGGGACAGCGATCCCAAGCAGTGGGTGGCGCTCACCCCGCCGCGCATCCCGCACACGGTCTCGCTCGAGGACTATGTCGGCCGCACCAAGCCGGTGCTGCTGGATTGGGAAGTGGGCCTGCAGTTCCCGTGCCAGCGGCCCTTCGATCACCTCGACGGCATCGCCGAGGTGCCCGAGTACCGCATCCTGCCCGACCGCGGCGGCGCGGCCATGACCACGCTGTGGCAGAGCCACGACGGCGGCGGCGCGCTGGGCTGGAGTTCGATGCTGCTGCGCCCGGTCACCATCGCCACCTTCCTGGACAACGACCCGCGCCGGGACTGGGGTGAGCTGCAGCGGTACGAGCGGATCGACTCGTCCGCGCAGACCGCGAAGCCGTCGGTGACGGTGGAGACGCATTCCGGGCGCTGGAATCCGGGACCGATCAATGTGACCGGCTGGCAGTAG
- a CDS encoding pyridoxamine 5'-phosphate oxidase family protein, protein MLPKPVSAQDLNIYGRADLPWQRVLEALEVAIGLPETAEFLGTVSPSGTPSSAGIGCVEADGHIYFTSGPAARKSRNLASNPNCTLSLRLPGVDLVLSGEAQRVTDAAELDRVTAVYRAGGWPAERSGDDVTAPYSAQSAGPAPWHLYRFTIHTAVGVALTDPHGATRWQFTH, encoded by the coding sequence ATGCTCCCGAAACCCGTTTCCGCCCAGGACCTCAACATCTACGGCCGGGCCGATCTCCCCTGGCAGCGAGTCCTCGAAGCCCTCGAGGTGGCCATCGGCCTCCCCGAGACGGCCGAATTCCTCGGCACGGTAAGCCCTTCCGGCACGCCGAGCTCCGCCGGAATCGGCTGCGTCGAAGCCGACGGCCACATCTACTTCACCAGTGGCCCCGCCGCCAGGAAGTCCCGAAACCTGGCCTCGAACCCGAACTGCACGCTGTCCCTCCGCCTCCCCGGAGTCGACCTGGTCCTCTCCGGGGAAGCCCAGCGAGTGACGGACGCGGCCGAACTCGACCGCGTCACGGCCGTCTACCGCGCGGGCGGCTGGCCCGCGGAACGATCGGGCGACGATGTCACCGCGCCCTACAGCGCCCAGAGCGCGGGCCCGGCGCCATGGCACCTATACCGCTTCACCATTCACACCGCGGTCGGGGTGGCGCTGACGGACCCGCATGGGGCCACTCGCTGGCAGTTCACGCACTGA